One Sulfitobacter sp. M39 genomic window, CGGGGGAAGGTTTCAGGGTCGAACGGGCGGAGCCCCGGGGGTGGGCTATCGGACGCAGCGGATATCCGCCGGAACAGATGTTGAGGGCTGCGCCCGACCTCGGGCCGAAGGCCGTCTCGCGAAAGGTCCAGTGGACCTTTCGAGGCCGTAGGGATGCGTCAGCATCGAGGGTGCATGAAATGCGCCCTCCCCGTGGGGGAGGTCGGGCGCGGCCCGAGGCGGGGCCTCGGGCTGATGTTGAGGCTGACCAAAGTTCTCAACTTGGGTGCGATGTTAGGGGAGAGTGATGTAGTGTCAGATAGTTAAAATAGACGCGACATCGCTTAAAAATTGCTACGAATGTTTCTGAGGGGGACCATCATCGATGACTATTGATCCAGAACATAAGATAGACGAATTGACCCCAATACTCGGGGTTGAATTTTCGACTGTGTATGTTTACGCGATGCTCGATCTCTTATCACTGAGAAACCAATGGCGAATTTATAAGGGGCTATTTGGACAGAATAGGGAACGGTTCGAGTTGATGAACCGCGCGTCGCCGGTCGTTTCGGGTGTCATAGAGCGTTCAATGTTCGAGGCGGCACTATTGGCGATAAGGCGATTGACGGACAAAATTACAACTAAGCAAGGTAAACAACCGGTTACTGTATGCGCTTTTCCCATTCATCTGAAAGGTGAGCAGCAAGCTGAAATGAAATTACTCGTGTCTAAAGCAGTTATATCAGCGAAGTTTGCACGCAACTGGTCGGATAAGCGGATAGCCCATTCTGAAATTGCCTATCGAACGGGTGCAATTAAATTAGAACCCGCCAGCCGCGATAAAGTAGATATCTGTATCAAACACATCGCCGAAACGCTTCAGTGGATCGAAGCCAAAAAAATGGGCATTCATTTCGATACGCACCCCGTTTCTCTTCTACCCGACGAAACGGATTTTTTGGTGAACCTCTATGAAGGTGAACTTGCACTGAAGGAACGGAAAGCGAGGATGATTAAGCTCTTGGATCAAGGGAAGTTGGACGAGTTTGAAGCGATAGCACCCTACCCAGCTTGGCTTGATCCTCCACCAAATGAGCACGATTAACCCCCTCAAACATCCAGCTCCTCCACAAACTGGGCGTTCTCCTGAATATACTGGTAGCGTAGCTCGGGTTTCTTCCCCATCAGACGCTCGACCAGATCGCCGGTCTCTCCGGGCATGTCTTCGTCGACGGTGACACGGATCAGCTTGCGGGTGGTGGGGTCCATCGTGGTCTCTTTCAGGTCTTTCGCGTCCATCTCGCCCAGACCCTTGAACCGTTGCAGATCGATCTTGCCTTTGCCGCCCAGGCCTTTCTCAAGCCACATGTCCTTTTCCGCATCATCCGCCACATAGACGCGCTTGGCCCCTTGGGTCAGACGGTAAAGCGGCGGACACGCGAGGTAGAGGTGCCCGGCGTCGATCATCGGGCGCATCTGGGTATAAAAGAACGTCATCAGCAGCGCCGCGATATGGGCCCCGTCTACATCCGCATCGGTCATGATGATGATCTTGTCATAGCGCAGGTCATCAAGGTTGAACTTCGTGCCCATCCCGACGCCAAGCGCCTCGCATAGATCGTTGATCTCGGCATTGGTGTTCAGCTTGCTCGACGCGGCCCCCAACACGTTGAGGATCTTGCCCTTTAGCGGCAGCAAGGCTTGCGTGTTCCGGTTGCGCGCGCCCTTGCCGGAGCCACCGGCGGAATCGCCCTCCACGATGAACAGCTCGGTGCCTTCGCGGGTTTTGGAGGTGCAGTCGGTCAGCTTGCCGGGCAGGCGCAGCTTTTTCGTGGCGGTCTTGCGCGCGGTCTCTTTTTCCTGACGGCGGCGCAGGCGTTCTTCGGCGCGCAGCACAAGGAAATCAAGGATCGCACCGGCGCTTTTGGTATCCGCCGCCAGCCAGTTGTCAAAGTGGTCGCGCACGGCGTTTTCCACCATGCGCTGCGCGTCCACCGTCGCCAGACGGTCCTTGGTCTGGCCAACGAATTCAGGCTCGCGGATAAAGCAGGACACCAACGCACAGCCGCCGGTGATCAGATCGTCGCGGGTGATGGTGCCGGCCTTCTTGTTGCCGACCAGCTCGCCGTAGGCTTTGACGCCTTTCAGGATCGCGGACCAGAAACCGGCCTCGTGGGTGCCGCCTTCGGGGGTGGGGATGGTGTTACAATAGGACTGGATGAAGCCATCGCGTGACGGCGTCCAGTTGATCGCCCATTCGACCTTGCCCGGTGCGTTGAATTTCTCGCGGAAGTCGACGGTGCCGCCAAAGGGGTGTTCGGCGTAGGTTGTCGACCCTTTCAGCGTTTCGTTCAGATAATCCGACAGGCCGCCGGGGAAGTGGAACGTCGCCTCTTGCGGAGTGTCGCCATCGGTCTGGCCGCATTTCCAGCGGATTTCGACGCCGGAAAACAGATAGGCTTTGGACCGCGCCATCGCGAACAGCCGCGCGGGCTTGAGCTTGAGCGCGCCAAAGATCTCTGCATCGGGGTGGAAGGTGACAGCCGTCCCGCGCCGGTTCGGGGCCGCGCCGATTTTCTCAAGCTTGCCTTGGGGGATGCCGCGCGAAAACTCCATCGCGAACAGCTCGCGGTTGCGCGCGACCTCGACCCGCAGGTGATCCGACAGCGCGTTGACCACAGAGGAGCCCACGCCGTGCAGACCGCCCGAGGTCTCGTACGAATCGCCCGAGAATTTACCGCCCGCGTTCAGCGTGCAAAAGATGATCTCCAGCGCCGATTTGCTGGGGTCTTTGGGGTGCGGATCGGTGGGGATGCCGCGCCCGTTGTCACGCACGGTGACATGGCCGTTTTCATGCAGTTCCAGCTCAATCCAGGTGGCATGGCCCGCGACGGCTTCGTCCATCGAGTTATCGATGATTTCCGCGACCATATGGTGCAGCGCGCGATCGTCCTTGCCCCCGATGTACATGCCGGGGCGCAGGCGCACGTGCTCCATATCCTCAAGAACCTGGATCGAAGAGGCATCATATTCCTTGGCGTTGCTCTGCGCACCGGAAAGAAGATCGGACATGTAGGGGCCTGCCTGTCTGTTGCTTTTGTTGAGCCTCCCACTATGCCAGAGCGCTATGGTCGGGGGAAGGGCGGATGACGTCGCAATGCGGTGTTTCCTGCGGCTGTGCCTTTGCTATCATCGCTGCAAGAAACCGTTGGAAGGCTTGCCATGACGTTTGACACCGTTACCCCCACCACCCTGCGCGATGTGCCCAACTGGCGCTATATGATGCAGGAATGTGACGAGCTTTATCGCTACCTGCCCGCGGGCGGCAGCGACCGGATCAAAAGCCATCAACGCAAAGCACGCGAGGCCATCGCAAGGCTGCTGCGGGGCAATGCCGAACTGCGGTTGCAGCCGCGCGCGGAAAAGCCCGTCACCGCCCATCTGCGCCGCGCGCTGGACGAGGGCAAGCAGGGGGCCTTGGCCCCCGCGGTCAGGGCGCTGGATGCCGTGGCCCATGACCTCAGCTGGCAATACGGCTACGAGAAAGTCCCCAAGGGGCTGACCAACAGCTATGCCTATGCCGAATTGGCAGGGGCGCAGGGTCCGGTGGTCAGCCATGATATCATTCTGGGCGTGGTGCTCTTCGCGCCGGGCTGCACCTATCCGGCCCATGCCCATAAGGGGATCACCGAAAGCTACGTCTGCCTGTCCGGCGCGGTGTCCGAGAACCATCAAGGCGTCTATGTGCCCGGTTCGATGATCTTTAACCCGCCCGAACATCTGCACCGGATCACGGTGGGCGATCATGAACCCGCGCTTTTGGCTTATGCATGGATGGGCGAGCCCGCTGATCTGCACCAGCAAAAAATGGTCTTTACCCGCGCCCGTAAATAACGCGCGGGACGGGGCAGGCGCGGCCTAAAGCCAGTTCAGAATGGCCTCCGCCACCTCTTGCGGTTTTTGGTGGTGCAGCCAGTGATCCGCGCCCTCGATGGGGGCGCGGGTCAGGTCGGGGGCGTAGTCCTCAAGCCCGCGGGTCGTCTCGGGCAGCAGCGCGGTATCATCGGTGCCCCAGACCAGCAGATGCGGGCAGCGGACCTGCAACCGCGCCGGATCAAAGCTGAGCGCGTCGTCAATCGCCTCGCCCTCGGCCCCCAGTTTCAGCGGTGAGGCGCGATACCAGTTCACCATCCCGCGCAGCCCCGCCGCATCGCGCCACGCTGCCTTGTAGCCCGCCAGCGTCTCGCCCTCTAGCCAGCTCATATCCATATGCGCCGAGAACAGCCCCATCAGCTTGTCGAAGTTATCTGCGGTCAGAATATCCTCTGACCCCTCACGGCGCAGGAAATGGATGTATTGCGACGCATCGGTCTGCGCGCCGCCCTTGGCAAGCTCGCGCTGGAAGGGGGCGGGGTGGACGCCGTTCATGATGATCAGCTTCGATACCAGATCAGGCCGCCCGATGGTCAGCGCATAGGCGACAGAGGCCCCCCAGTCATGGCCCAGCAGGATCACGGGGTCGTCCCCGATGAGCGCCGCCATGTCCGACACGAGCTTTGACGTCTTGTATTCATCTACCTCGGAAGGTCGCCAGCTTTGCCCATAGCCGCGCTGGTCGGGGGCAATGCAATGGAACCGCTGCGCCAATAGCGGGGCCAGATCGTTCCACGCGCCCGAATATTCGGGAAAGCCGTGCAGCATCAGCAGCTTGGGCGCGTCCTCATCGCCCCAGTGGCGGATAAAGAAAGGGTTGCCGTTGATCTGGCGGGTTTCGGTCCAATGGGCGGTCATGTCGTCTTCCTTTTCGGTTTGTCTGGGGCGGGGTCGGCGGGCAAATGCTCCAGCTGCAGCCCTGCGGCGGTGCCCGGGGCAAAACCGGGCCAGTCAGCCCCGTCCAGCATCCCTGCGGTGTCGTCACCGCGCAGATGCATCCCCATGAAGGCGGCCGCGTAATGTTGCGCGATGTTGTTCATGCGCAGCGTGTCCCAGACCGGATCGGCATAGTGCTGGAACGGTGCCCACCCCAGCAGATCCGAATGCGCCCAGCTTTCCAGCGGGGCAGGGATCGGCGCGGCGGCATTATGGCCCGCGTTGATAAAGCTTAACAAATAGCGGTCGCTGGCGCAGCCGGTGAAGAGGCGGCGCATCGCGGCATAGTCTGATACATCATCGACGGTGCCGGCCATCATGAACAGCGGCGTGTCCATCTGCGCCAGCCCACCGGCATCCCACATCGCCTGCCCGTTGCCCCAAGGGCCGATGGGCATGATCGCGCACAGCCGCGGGTCGCGCAGGGCGGCGTGGGTCTTTGACTCCGAAAGATGCCGCGCAAGGCTGTCGCCCTCGGGCGCGCGGGGATGCTGCAACGCCGTCTCGGCCAGACCCGCCCCGCCAAAGATCATCGCCCCGTAGCCGCCCATAGAGTAGCCGATCAGCCCGACGCGGCGACAATCGACCAGATCGCCCAAAGGGCCCGTCAGCGCCTCCATCGCGTCAATCACCGCGCGCTGGTCCAGCGGACGGTTCAGCAACGTCACTCCGAAGGCTTGCTGATCGTCATAGGTGCTGCCCGCGTGATCCGGTGCCGCCACGACAAAGCCTTGGCGCGCAAGGGATTCCGCCAGATGGCTCAGCAAAAAGCGGTTCCCGGGATACCCGTGCGAGATCAAGATCAACGGCGCAGAAATTCCCGCGGCGACAAAAGCCTCGCGGCAGGCCGACCCGTGCAGGACAGTCGGCGTCGCCCCGTCGCGCAGCAACGTGGCATAGGACGTCCCCGCATGCGTGCCCTCGGCCGCCGGATACCAAACCTCTAGCGTCAACTGGCGCGTGTCGGACACAGGGGCGGTCAGGGTGGTCACGCCGACGGGATGGGGGCCACGCTGCGCCAGCGCTGGCGCGTCGGGGCGCAGCAGATCGATGCGGTTGTGCAAGGCGGTGTTCTCCCAACTTCGGTGTCGCGACTGTGGCGCGGCCAGCCGCAGGGTGCAAGCCCGCCCGACGACGCAAACCGCCGCGCTGCCTTCCCCTAGGTCATCGGCTCTTCCCCTTGCGGGCAGGGCGGCGTAGGAAAGGCGCATGACACAGCAAATGACATATCCGGGCCACGCCCGAGCCATCACCGTGATGGGGCTTCCGCTGGTGGGCGGGCATCTGGGGCAGATCGCGATCGGGGTCTCCGATACGGTCATGGCGGGCTGGTACAGCGTCGAGGCGCTGGCCGCTGTCACCCTCGCCAGCACCTACTTCTTCGTGCTGCTGATCTTCGGGTCGGGCTTTGCATGGGGCGTGATGCCGCTGGTCGCCGCCTTTGACGCCGAGGGCGACGAGGTCGGCCTGCGTCGCGCCACCCGCATGGGCATGTGGCTGTCGATGGGCTTTGCCGTGCTGGCGCTGCCGCTGATGATCTGGTCGCGGCCGATCATGGCGCTGATGGGGCAGGATCAGGCGCTGGCCGATATGGTCGATGGCTATCTGTTCATCGCTGCTTGGGGTATCTTCCCCGCGCTGATGGTCATGGTGCTCAAAAGCTACCTCGCCGCGCTGGAACGCACACAGGTCGTGCTGTGGATCACGCTGCTGGCGGGCGTCGCGAATGTGCTGGCCAACTATGCGTTCATCTTCGGCAACTGGGGCGCGCCAGAGCTTGGCGTGCGCGGTGCGGCCATCGCGTCTGTCACGTCGCACAGCGTGTCGCTGGTCGCCGTGGTGATCTACGTGCTGTGGAAAATGCCGCAACACCAGATGTTTGTCCGCCTCTGGCGCCCTGATTGGGAGATGTTGGCCCGCGTGTTCCGCCTAGGCCTGCCCATCGGCTTCACAGGGTTAAGCGAGGTCGGGCTGTTCGCAGCCAGCGCCGTCATGATGGGCTGGCTGGGCACCGTAGCGCTGGCTGCCCACGGAATCGCGCTGCAACTGGCGTCAATCACCTTTATGGTGCACCTTGGCATCAGCAACGTGGCTACGATCCGCGCAGGCAACGCCTATGGCCGCCGAGATCCGGCGCATCTGGCGCGTGGCGCGATCACCGCGACGGTGATGTCGGCGCTGGTTGCAGTGTTGACGATCTTTGTCTTCGTGATGTGGCCTGAACCGCTGATCAACCTGTTCATGCAACGTGACGAACCCGCGCGTGACCAGATTCTTGTGATCGGGGTGGGGCTGCTTGCGATGGCGTCGCTGTTCCAGCTTGTCGATGGCGCGCAGGCCGTGGCCTTGGGCATTCTGCGCGGGGTGCAGGACACCACCGTACCGATGATCCTTGCGGGCTTTAGCTATTGGATCGTGGGCATGCCCGTGTCGTATCTGCTGGGCTTTGTCTTTGACCTAGAAGGGGTCGGGGTCTGGCTCGGGCTGGTCTTTGGCCTTGGCGTGGCGGCGATCCTGCTGAACGCGCGCTTCTGGGGCAGTGTACTAAAACGTCTGGGGCCAACAGATGCCGCAGCCACGTAACACCACCTGCTGACCGGCAGCCGCTTCGCCTAGGGCAGCCGGTCGGCCTTCTTGCGTACCAAGGTGCTGCGCAGATCATGCATCGCCAACAGCAGCGCGTCCGTGACGGCATCAAGCTGGTCGTCCGTGGCCTTTGACTGCACCCACTGCGTTGTCAGGTTCAGATAATCCACCGCACGGTGAATATCGTCGATGTCGCGCTGCGCCAGCACCTGTGCGCGCTCGGTCATCCACTGGCGGATACGTTCCAGATCGCCATCCGACAGCACGCGATCGCCTTGGGGTTTGATCTCGCCGTTGCGGATGTTCACAACGGCGATCTGGTCCATCTCGATCCGCCGCTGGCGGTTCTCTGCATCCACGCGAAACACCGCCGCGCCATTCTCGCGCACGCGAAAGTAATACTCTGGCAGGTCGCTCGCCATGGGGGCTCCTTTACGGTCTGGCTTAGCTCAGCGCGGCGCAGAACTGCTGCAAACGGGTGCAGGCTTCTTTCAGCGCCTCATCCGAGGTGGCATAGCTGATGCGGAAGTTCGGGCTCAGGCCAAAGGCCGCGCCAAAGACGACGGCAACACCGGTGTCTTCCAGCAGCGCAGTGGCGAAAACCTCGTCATCGGTGATGGTAACGCCCGAGGGGGTAGTCTTGCCGATCAGCCCTGCGATGGACGGATAGACATAGAACGCGCCCTCTGGCTTAGGGCAGACGATGCCGTCGATCTCGCTCAGCATATCCACCACCAAATTGCGACGGCGGGTGAACATCTTGTTGTTCTCGGCGATGTAATCCTGCGTGCCGTTCAGCGCCTCCACCGCGGCCCACTGGCTGACGGTGCAGGGGTTCGACGTGGATTGCGACTGCACCTTGCGCATCGCGCCGATCAGCTTTTCTGGCCCCGCCGCATAGCCGATCCGCCAGCCGGTCATGGCATAGGCTTTGGACACACCGTTGACCGTCAGCGTGCGGTCATACAGCGCGGGCTCCACCTGCGCGGGGGTGCAGAATTTGAAATCATCATAGGCCAGATGCTCATACATATCATCGGTCATCACCCAGACATGGGGGTGACGCATCAACACATCGGTGAGCGCTTTCAGCTCATCCCAGCTATAGCCCGCGCCTGTGGGGTTCGAAGGCGAGTTGAAGATGAACCATTTCGTGTTGGGCGTGATCGCCTCTTCCAAGGCCTCTGGGGTCAGCTTGAAATCATTCTCCAGCGTCGCGGGGGCAATCACCGGCGTGCCACCGGCCAGCAGCACCATGTCGGGGTAGCTGACCCAATAGGGCGCAGGGATCACGACCTCTTCGCCGGGGTTCATCGTGGCCATCAGCGCGTTGTACAGGATCTGCTTGCCACCCGTGCCGACGCTGACCTGAGATGGGGTATAGTCCAGCCCATTGTCACGCTTGAACTTGGCGCAAATCGCCTGCTTCAGCTCGGGGATGCCGTCTACGGCGGTGTATTTGGTCTTGCCTGCGGTGATCGCGGCGATACCGGCGTCCTTGATGTTCTGCGGCGTGTCGAAATCCGGCTCTCCGGCGCCCAGCCCGATCACATCCTTGCCTGCGGCCTTCAGCTCGGCAGCTTTTTGGGTCACGGCGATGGTGGGCGACGGTTTTACGCGTGCAAGGGTCTTGGACAGCAGTTCCATTTCGGCCTCAGTTTGATATGTGTGCAGCACCCTCATAGGGCGCACCCCCGCACCGATCAAGCCAGATCGGTCCAAACAGGAGAGACGCAATGGCCGAGAACGAAGACTGGTACGCATCCGACGTGGCAACCTTTGGCGACCGGGTCGCCGCCGCGCGCGAGAACGCGGATATGACGCAAGCCGCGCTCGCCAAGCGGTTGGGGATCAAGCAATCCACTCTGCGCGGCTGGGAAGACGACCTGTCCGAACCTCGCGCCAACCGCCTGTCCACGCTCGCCGGGGTCCTGGGCGTGTCGATGATGTGGCTGATCAACGGCGAGGGCGAAGGCATCGACGCCCCCGATGACACCGCCGCCACAGACGACAGCATCAAAGAAGCATTGATCGAACTGCGCGACATGCGCGCCGACATGCTGAAACGGGCCGAACAAATGGCCCGTCTCGAAAAGAAACTACGCCGGATTTTCAAAGGGAACACCCATGGCTGAGCTGCACGAACACAAGGTAAAACGTCTGCATATGCGCTCCATGCGGCGAGGTATTAAGGAAATGGATCTGATTTTACCTTCGTATGCCTCGACCCGTCTCGCGACGATGGATGACGCGGCATTGTCGCTGTATGACGAAATGCTAAGCGAGAATGATCACGATCTTTATCAATGGGTTACGGGGCAAACGCCTGCGCCCGAACCCTTTACCGCGCTGATCGCGGACATCCAGATTCATCTGGCTGCAAACCCGCTTTAGGCGCGGTTTGCCCTGCGGATGTCGGCCCCCGCGCGCCGACATCCGTCCGGTTTAACGATATATTTTATTTTTATCTTCAGCTTCCGCCCCAATCGCAATGTCGGAGTTGAATATGAGTATCCAAAACCCCATCCCCATCCCCCCGTCAGAGGCGGGATTCATGCAAAGCTATCTCGATGCGCTCGGGCTGGTCGAACGGCTGCACCGCCTGCTGCTGGACGTCATCAAGGATGAATTCGAACGCGTCGGCGTGCTGGACATCAACGCCGTGCAGGCGCTGCTGCTGTTCAACATAGGTGATAATGAAGTCACCGCCGGAGAGTTGAAAAGCCGCGGTTATTATCAGGGCAGCAACGTCAGCTATAACCTGAAGACGTATGTTTCTATTGCAGTTAAAAGGAGGGGGTAGTTGCAGCTATTCCACATACTTCTCGACCCACACGGGGGGAAAGACTTCGCGAGAGCTATCTTGAAGGATGCAGAGATTTTTCTCTCAAAATTCGATCAGACGGTGAGCCTACTTCGCCGCTCTGGTACAACTCACGTGCACTTGGGGTTAGTCCATAGCGGATGATGTACTCCAACAGCACCCGTTCTACCGCATTCAAGTTCCTAGTCGGTTGACGTTCTCTCATAGCTCGTGTCCTTCTTTGCCGGTCATGGCAGTGTCGAACTAAACTGTTAAAGTAAGGTTAACGTTGCGCTGAACCCGAAGTGGTTTCCGGTCGACAAAGGGGTTCTTAACCTCATCTGGGTAGCGTATATCAGTCTGTCGAACGCGTGAGGGGGTGCTAGGTGTGAAGAGCTGGATAGAAGCAGTCGCGTTGGTGGTTGCCGCATGTGCTATGGTCTTCTCGGCTGTAC contains:
- a CDS encoding AbiU2 domain-containing protein, with the translated sequence MTIDPEHKIDELTPILGVEFSTVYVYAMLDLLSLRNQWRIYKGLFGQNRERFELMNRASPVVSGVIERSMFEAALLAIRRLTDKITTKQGKQPVTVCAFPIHLKGEQQAEMKLLVSKAVISAKFARNWSDKRIAHSEIAYRTGAIKLEPASRDKVDICIKHIAETLQWIEAKKMGIHFDTHPVSLLPDETDFLVNLYEGELALKERKARMIKLLDQGKLDEFEAIAPYPAWLDPPPNEHD
- a CDS encoding DNA gyrase/topoisomerase IV subunit B, which encodes MSDLLSGAQSNAKEYDASSIQVLEDMEHVRLRPGMYIGGKDDRALHHMVAEIIDNSMDEAVAGHATWIELELHENGHVTVRDNGRGIPTDPHPKDPSKSALEIIFCTLNAGGKFSGDSYETSGGLHGVGSSVVNALSDHLRVEVARNRELFAMEFSRGIPQGKLEKIGAAPNRRGTAVTFHPDAEIFGALKLKPARLFAMARSKAYLFSGVEIRWKCGQTDGDTPQEATFHFPGGLSDYLNETLKGSTTYAEHPFGGTVDFREKFNAPGKVEWAINWTPSRDGFIQSYCNTIPTPEGGTHEAGFWSAILKGVKAYGELVGNKKAGTITRDDLITGGCALVSCFIREPEFVGQTKDRLATVDAQRMVENAVRDHFDNWLAADTKSAGAILDFLVLRAEERLRRRQEKETARKTATKKLRLPGKLTDCTSKTREGTELFIVEGDSAGGSGKGARNRNTQALLPLKGKILNVLGAASSKLNTNAEINDLCEALGVGMGTKFNLDDLRYDKIIIMTDADVDGAHIAALLMTFFYTQMRPMIDAGHLYLACPPLYRLTQGAKRVYVADDAEKDMWLEKGLGGKGKIDLQRFKGLGEMDAKDLKETTMDPTTRKLIRVTVDEDMPGETGDLVERLMGKKPELRYQYIQENAQFVEELDV
- a CDS encoding dimethylsulfonioproprionate lyase family protein, whose product is MTFDTVTPTTLRDVPNWRYMMQECDELYRYLPAGGSDRIKSHQRKAREAIARLLRGNAELRLQPRAEKPVTAHLRRALDEGKQGALAPAVRALDAVAHDLSWQYGYEKVPKGLTNSYAYAELAGAQGPVVSHDIILGVVLFAPGCTYPAHAHKGITESYVCLSGAVSENHQGVYVPGSMIFNPPEHLHRITVGDHEPALLAYAWMGEPADLHQQKMVFTRARK
- a CDS encoding alpha/beta fold hydrolase, which produces MTAHWTETRQINGNPFFIRHWGDEDAPKLLMLHGFPEYSGAWNDLAPLLAQRFHCIAPDQRGYGQSWRPSEVDEYKTSKLVSDMAALIGDDPVILLGHDWGASVAYALTIGRPDLVSKLIIMNGVHPAPFQRELAKGGAQTDASQYIHFLRREGSEDILTADNFDKLMGLFSAHMDMSWLEGETLAGYKAAWRDAAGLRGMVNWYRASPLKLGAEGEAIDDALSFDPARLQVRCPHLLVWGTDDTALLPETTRGLEDYAPDLTRAPIEGADHWLHHQKPQEVAEAILNWL
- a CDS encoding alpha/beta hydrolase family protein → MHNRIDLLRPDAPALAQRGPHPVGVTTLTAPVSDTRQLTLEVWYPAAEGTHAGTSYATLLRDGATPTVLHGSACREAFVAAGISAPLILISHGYPGNRFLLSHLAESLARQGFVVAAPDHAGSTYDDQQAFGVTLLNRPLDQRAVIDAMEALTGPLGDLVDCRRVGLIGYSMGGYGAMIFGGAGLAETALQHPRAPEGDSLARHLSESKTHAALRDPRLCAIMPIGPWGNGQAMWDAGGLAQMDTPLFMMAGTVDDVSDYAAMRRLFTGCASDRYLLSFINAGHNAAAPIPAPLESWAHSDLLGWAPFQHYADPVWDTLRMNNIAQHYAAAFMGMHLRGDDTAGMLDGADWPGFAPGTAAGLQLEHLPADPAPDKPKRKTT
- a CDS encoding MATE family efflux transporter — translated: MTQQMTYPGHARAITVMGLPLVGGHLGQIAIGVSDTVMAGWYSVEALAAVTLASTYFFVLLIFGSGFAWGVMPLVAAFDAEGDEVGLRRATRMGMWLSMGFAVLALPLMIWSRPIMALMGQDQALADMVDGYLFIAAWGIFPALMVMVLKSYLAALERTQVVLWITLLAGVANVLANYAFIFGNWGAPELGVRGAAIASVTSHSVSLVAVVIYVLWKMPQHQMFVRLWRPDWEMLARVFRLGLPIGFTGLSEVGLFAASAVMMGWLGTVALAAHGIALQLASITFMVHLGISNVATIRAGNAYGRRDPAHLARGAITATVMSALVAVLTIFVFVMWPEPLINLFMQRDEPARDQILVIGVGLLAMASLFQLVDGAQAVALGILRGVQDTTVPMILAGFSYWIVGMPVSYLLGFVFDLEGVGVWLGLVFGLGVAAILLNARFWGSVLKRLGPTDAAAT
- a CDS encoding pyridoxal phosphate-dependent aminotransferase, whose protein sequence is MELLSKTLARVKPSPTIAVTQKAAELKAAGKDVIGLGAGEPDFDTPQNIKDAGIAAITAGKTKYTAVDGIPELKQAICAKFKRDNGLDYTPSQVSVGTGGKQILYNALMATMNPGEEVVIPAPYWVSYPDMVLLAGGTPVIAPATLENDFKLTPEALEEAITPNTKWFIFNSPSNPTGAGYSWDELKALTDVLMRHPHVWVMTDDMYEHLAYDDFKFCTPAQVEPALYDRTLTVNGVSKAYAMTGWRIGYAAGPEKLIGAMRKVQSQSTSNPCTVSQWAAVEALNGTQDYIAENNKMFTRRRNLVVDMLSEIDGIVCPKPEGAFYVYPSIAGLIGKTTPSGVTITDDEVFATALLEDTGVAVVFGAAFGLSPNFRISYATSDEALKEACTRLQQFCAALS
- a CDS encoding helix-turn-helix domain-containing protein, which translates into the protein MAENEDWYASDVATFGDRVAAARENADMTQAALAKRLGIKQSTLRGWEDDLSEPRANRLSTLAGVLGVSMMWLINGEGEGIDAPDDTAATDDSIKEALIELRDMRADMLKRAEQMARLEKKLRRIFKGNTHG
- a CDS encoding succinate dehydrogenase assembly factor 2, translating into MAELHEHKVKRLHMRSMRRGIKEMDLILPSYASTRLATMDDAALSLYDEMLSENDHDLYQWVTGQTPAPEPFTALIADIQIHLAANPL